The nucleotide sequence CCAGGTGGGCCACCGCGATTTCCCCGGCGCCGATGGACACCCGGAGCGAAAGCTTGGTCTGGTCGTCGGCCGAGGCGAGGCGATGCGGCTCCTGCATCGCCAGGGCGCATTGCGTGGCGCGCCGGACCAGCGACGCGAGATCGTCGTGGCCGAGGTCCCCGGGCCAGAGCACCAGCAGGGCGTCGCCGGCGAACTTGAATACGTCGCCGCCGTGGCGAGCGACGAGGTCGATGAGGTGGCCGAAGTACTCGTTGAGGATGCGGGCGAGTTGCTCGGCGCCGGCCGGGCCCTCGCGGGCCAGGCGCTCCGTGAGCGCGGTGAAGCCCGAGACGTCCGCCAGGAGGAGGGCGGCGGGGAAGCGGTCCTGCTGCGCGGCTTCGAGCGCGCTGCCGCGCGCCAGCATCTGCCGCGCGACCGTGGCCGGGACGTAGCTGGATAACGTGTCGAGCAGTAAGGTCACCAGGAAGCGATCCTAGCGCATGTGGCGGTCGATCGAGGCGGCCACCGCCCTCGTCTTGGCCCAGTGCCGCAGGAACTCGACGTCCTCGGCCATCGTGACCGACAGGGGCACCGTCTGCCGGATGGCGGCCAGCAGGTGCGCCATCTGGAGGTCCTGCCCTTCGGAAAACGCCTCGTAGAGAGCCGAGATCACGACCTGTTCGAGTTCGGCGCCGCTGAATCGCTCGGTTTCCCGCACCAGGCGGCCCACGTCGAAGCGGCCAGGATTGCGGCGCCGCTTCTGGAGGTGGATGTCGAGAATGGCCGCGCGTTCGGCCGCGTCGGGCAGGTCGATGAAGAAGATCTCGTCGAAGCGGCCCTTGCGCAGCAACTCGGGCGGCAGGCCCTGGATCTGGTTGGCGGTCGCCACCACGAAGACGTTGGATTTCTTGTCCTGCAGCCAGGTGAGGAACGTCCCGAACACGCGGGCCGTGGTGCCGCCGTCCACGCTGCCCGAACTTTGCAGCCCCGAGAAGCCCTTCTCCAGCTCGTCGACCCACAGCACGCAGGGCGCGATGGCCTCCGAGAGCTTGATGGCGCGCCGCATGTTCTCCTCGCTCGAACCCACCAGGCCCGCGAAGAGCTTGCCGACGTCCAGGCGCAGCAGCGGCAGTTGCCAGTTCGTCGCGATGGCCTTGGCCGAGAGGCTCTTGCCGCAGCCCTGCACGCCCGTCAGGAGCACGCCCTTGGGGTGGGGCAGGCCAAAGTCCCGAGCCTCCCGCGAGAAGGCCAGGGCCCGCTTGCGCAGCCAGGCCTTGAGGTTCTCGAGGCCGCCCACCTCGGTCAGGTCCTCTTCGGCCGGGTAGTAGTCCAGCACGCCCGACTGCCGGATGATGAGCTGCTTCTGCGCCAGGATGGTATGGATGTCGGCCGAATCCAGCCGGCCGTCCTTGAGGAGCGCCGCCGAGAACGCGTTGTCGGCCTCGTCGAGCGTGAGGCCGAGCGCGGCTTCCAGCAGCTTGTCCACGTGGTCCGGCGGCAGGTAGTCCTGGGGGCTGGCGGCCTCGCGGGCCGTGCGCCGCATGTGCGCGTCGAGCAGACCGCGCAGTTCCTCCCGATCGGGAAGGGGGAAGTCGAAGACCACGACTTCCTTCTCGAGTTCCGGCGGGATCACCAGCACCGGCGAGACCAGGAGCACGACCTTGTAGCGGTTGCCGGTCGAGCGCACGTGGTGGTAGTAATCGCGCAGCATGCGGACGGCCGCCCGGCTCTCGGCGCCGCCGTTGTCGCGCAGCCACGGGTGGAGGTCGCAGAACACGAAGAGCCCCGGGTTGTGGGTCTTCTCGGCGTAGCGCAGGGCGGCGAGCGGATCGCCGATGGTCGTCTGCTCGATGCAGCGGCCATCCTGCAGGTTGATCAGCCCCTTGGTGTAGGTCCACTGGAACACCGGCCGCGCCGGCCCGTACTTCTCGCGCAGCCGCGCCAGGAAACGCCCTTCCTCGCTCGTCGAGACGTAGATGACCGGGTAGACCGCGCGAATGAACGCGTCGAGGCCGGCAAGCTGCAACTGCCGGAGCTTGCTGGGCGGCGGCTTGGCGGGCGCCGCGGCCGACCCGAGCCGCGCCGGACCGTCCACGCTCCGCGTCCGGGCCTGCTCCGTGTCGCGCCTGGAAGTCGTCATCCCGGGGAAGTTATTCCCCGGGATGACGCGACGGGTTTTCTACTTGCCCGAGAGGCGGGCGAAGGCGCGGGCGGCGACGTCGTCGTAGACCGACTTCGCGGCGGCCTTGGTGACCGGATCGTCGAAGTCGCGGACGGCCTCGTCCATCTCCGAGAGGTGCTCGAGCAACTCGGTGCGCTTCTTGGCATCCACCGGGCCTGGCGCCGAGTTCAGCCATTCCTCGACCTGCTTGAGATGCTTCTGCATCTTGGGGCCCGGCCGGCCGAACAGGTAGCCGTTGTCCCGCTCGTTGAACCAGGACTCGTCGCTGAAGCGCACGATCGTGCGGTGGAGATCCTTGTTGAAGGTCGCCATCTTGTCGCCCAGGGCCTTCTTGGCGTCGGGCGGCAGGCCGTCCGAGATCTTCGCGGGATCCTGGTACTTGGCGAACAGCTCGCGGGCGAGTTTCGGGAACTTCTTGGCGCGCTGCTTCTTGTCGCCGTTGGCCATGTCGGTGAACGCCTTGTATTCGGCATCCAGCGCCGCATCCAGCTCGGTGAGCTTGGCGCGCTCGGCCTGGGCGCGGCTCTCGACCTTGGCGACGCGGGCCTTGAGGCTCTCGACCACATCGCGGGCCGGTTCCTGGGCGCCCGGATCGAGCTTTTCGAGGCCGGCTTCGGCGGCCGCCACGAGATCCTTGAGTTCCTTGACGCCCTTCTCGCGATCGGCGAGCGTCGTCTCGTTGCCCTCGCCGTGCGTCAGCAGGACGCGGAGCTTCTTCACGGTGCCGTTGAAATCCTTGGCGGAGGCGGCGAACGCCTCGTCGCGAGCCTGCGCCAGGTCCGCCCGGCGCTGGGCGTCCTCGGCGGCCTCGCGGGCTGCCGTGGCCTCGGCCAGCAGGGCGATGATCGCCTGCGCCCGGTTCGGCTCGGCCTTGTGGTGGATGATGACGGTCTCGCCGGGCATGACGCCGCCGGCTGCCG is from Candidatus Tanganyikabacteria bacterium and encodes:
- a CDS encoding AAA family ATPase, encoding MTTSRRDTEQARTRSVDGPARLGSAAAPAKPPPSKLRQLQLAGLDAFIRAVYPVIYVSTSEEGRFLARLREKYGPARPVFQWTYTKGLINLQDGRCIEQTTIGDPLAALRYAEKTHNPGLFVFCDLHPWLRDNGGAESRAAVRMLRDYYHHVRSTGNRYKVVLLVSPVLVIPPELEKEVVVFDFPLPDREELRGLLDAHMRRTAREAASPQDYLPPDHVDKLLEAALGLTLDEADNAFSAALLKDGRLDSADIHTILAQKQLIIRQSGVLDYYPAEEDLTEVGGLENLKAWLRKRALAFSREARDFGLPHPKGVLLTGVQGCGKSLSAKAIATNWQLPLLRLDVGKLFAGLVGSSEENMRRAIKLSEAIAPCVLWVDELEKGFSGLQSSGSVDGGTTARVFGTFLTWLQDKKSNVFVVATANQIQGLPPELLRKGRFDEIFFIDLPDAAERAAILDIHLQKRRRNPGRFDVGRLVRETERFSGAELEQVVISALYEAFSEGQDLQMAHLLAAIRQTVPLSVTMAEDVEFLRHWAKTRAVAASIDRHMR
- a CDS encoding LysM peptidoglycan-binding domain-containing protein; protein product: MPKVGGNERVRVQRGQTLEQIAKKYGVKPEDITRADGTPAAGGVMPGETVIIHHKAEPNRAQAIIALLAEATAAREAAEDAQRRADLAQARDEAFAASAKDFNGTVKKLRVLLTHGEGNETTLADREKGVKELKDLVAAAEAGLEKLDPGAQEPARDVVESLKARVAKVESRAQAERAKLTELDAALDAEYKAFTDMANGDKKQRAKKFPKLARELFAKYQDPAKISDGLPPDAKKALGDKMATFNKDLHRTIVRFSDESWFNERDNGYLFGRPGPKMQKHLKQVEEWLNSAPGPVDAKKRTELLEHLSEMDEAVRDFDDPVTKAAAKSVYDDVAARAFARLSGK